The sequence below is a genomic window from Dethiosulfovibrio russensis.
GAATCCGTGAATACGTCAAAAAAGGCGGTCAAGCCTAGTATCACTACCTGTATTTCGAGACTATAATCCGGATATCCCTCCGAAAAGCTCAGATTCGGAGGGATATCGCGATAAGAGACAGAAGGAGGAGTTCTTACATGGCATTTCTCTCAGACATCGAGATAGCCCAGCAGGCTAAGATGAAACCCATAACGGAGGTGGCCGCCCAACTCGGCATAGAGGAGGACGACCTGGAACACTACGGCAAGTACAAGGCCAAGGTGTCCTACGATCTGTGGAACCGCATCAAGGACGACGAGGACGGCAAGCTCATCCTGGTGACGGCCATTACCCCCACCCCGGCGGGAGAGGGAAAGACCACCACGTCGGTAGGTCTCGCCCAGGCCCTGGCCAAACTGGGAAAGAAGACCACTCTGGCCCTCAGAGAA
It includes:
- a CDS encoding formate--tetrahydrofolate ligase, which gives rise to MAFLSDIEIAQQAKMKPITEVAAQLGIEEDDLEHYGKYKAKVSYDLWNRIKDDEDGKLILVTAITPTPAGEGKTTTSVGLAQALAKLGKKTTLALRE